One genomic segment of Vulcanisaeta thermophila includes these proteins:
- a CDS encoding valine--tRNA ligase produces MGTNFSPRLAEKRWDFSKEVELIRRWEEEGLFNVRVTEGKPILVIDTPPPYPSGRPHIGGMAHYAQIDMIARFFRMRGYNVVFPWYADRNGLPVEVQVEKTYGVNMYEVPREKFLELCRRFLDEYEGEFVSIFRRWGGSFTYWRNGTDSEEYRRMTQETFITLWNRGLIYEASRPTLWCPRCRTALAEAEVEYDEEDSYLNYIKFRVKETGEDIIIATTRPELLPATVAVAFNPEDERYKRLEGLHAVVPPLNQEVPIVTHPSVKKEYGTGIEMISTFGDTRDLMVVNELRLPMRVIVNPDGTLNELAGKYRGMRIREAREAIIRDLESMGLLVKRERIRHTVPICWRCKTPIEIVITREYFLKQLQFKEGMIKMVNEEMIFEPPEYKQTLIDWIKSLEFDWPISRRRYYGTEIPIWYCIDEEGNAKPIVPKPGSYYRPWRDEPPQEVKEQCPSGKLVGEDRVLDTWFDSSISWMYASGYTKKEINLFQRAHPHSILRPQGYDIIRTWLYYSVLRSYLLYGKPPFRYVRISGMGLDEKGEAMHKSKGNIIDSLQPVEKYGADAVRFWAAAAAKLGSDYRYSEQLIRTGHDFAIKLWNIARFISAFPEVSDDYELTPLDLMILAKLNEVARTVISAYEKFDVYVPINTLFDFTWHVFADHYLEAVKSRAYNREGLFTERQQRGAWFTLYRVLKAVLKLLAPIMPFVTDYIWRSLYGTSIHTQLIEDPDPRFDNKEYLSMLEPFIAFNSAVWTYKNRNGLSLNEPINAVIYAPETLKPIANELRAMHKIAELRFGKPGGNAEVLDEKYGIYLLKP; encoded by the coding sequence ATTGGTACGAACTTCAGCCCAAGGCTCGCTGAGAAGAGGTGGGACTTCAGTAAGGAGGTTGAGTTGATAAGGAGGTGGGAGGAGGAGGGCCTGTTTAATGTTAGGGTAACCGAGGGCAAACCAATACTGGTCATAGACACACCACCACCATACCCATCGGGCAGGCCCCACATTGGTGGGATGGCGCATTACGCTCAGATTGACATGATAGCCAGGTTCTTCAGGATGAGGGGTTACAACGTGGTCTTCCCATGGTACGCCGACAGGAATGGACTACCCGTGGAGGTCCAAGTGGAGAAGACCTACGGTGTGAACATGTACGAGGTCCCCAGGGAGAAGTTCCTGGAGCTTTGCAGGAGGTTCCTTGATGAGTATGAGGGGGAGTTCGTGAGCATATTCAGGCGTTGGGGCGGCTCCTTCACTTACTGGAGGAATGGAACGGATAGTGAGGAGTACAGGAGGATGACTCAGGAAACCTTCATAACCCTCTGGAATAGGGGCCTGATTTACGAGGCCAGTAGGCCCACGCTTTGGTGCCCCAGGTGCAGGACAGCCCTTGCGGAGGCGGAGGTGGAGTATGATGAGGAGGACTCGTACCTAAACTACATTAAGTTTAGGGTTAAGGAGACGGGTGAGGACATAATAATAGCCACCACAAGGCCCGAGTTGCTGCCTGCCACCGTTGCCGTGGCCTTCAACCCAGAGGATGAGAGGTACAAGAGACTCGAGGGCCTCCACGCAGTGGTACCGCCACTCAACCAGGAGGTGCCCATTGTCACGCACCCATCGGTTAAGAAGGAGTACGGTACTGGGATCGAGATGATAAGCACCTTCGGCGACACCAGGGACTTGATGGTGGTTAATGAGTTGAGACTACCCATGAGGGTTATTGTGAACCCGGACGGCACACTCAACGAGTTGGCTGGTAAGTACAGGGGGATGAGGATTAGGGAGGCCAGGGAGGCCATTATTAGGGACCTGGAGTCCATGGGGCTCCTGGTGAAGAGGGAGAGGATTAGGCACACGGTGCCCATTTGCTGGAGGTGCAAGACACCAATTGAGATAGTAATAACCAGGGAGTACTTCCTGAAGCAGCTCCAGTTTAAGGAGGGCATGATTAAGATGGTGAATGAGGAAATGATATTCGAACCACCCGAGTACAAGCAAACCCTCATTGACTGGATCAAATCCCTGGAGTTTGACTGGCCCATATCAAGGCGCAGGTACTACGGGACGGAGATACCCATCTGGTACTGCATTGATGAGGAGGGCAATGCCAAGCCCATTGTTCCCAAGCCAGGTAGTTACTACAGGCCCTGGAGGGACGAACCACCACAGGAGGTTAAGGAGCAATGCCCCAGCGGTAAGTTAGTGGGTGAGGATAGGGTTCTGGACACCTGGTTTGACTCATCAATTTCCTGGATGTACGCGAGCGGTTACACGAAGAAGGAGATCAACCTATTCCAAAGGGCCCACCCACATAGTATACTTAGGCCCCAGGGCTACGACATAATAAGGACCTGGCTATACTACTCGGTCCTCAGGTCCTACCTACTTTACGGCAAGCCCCCCTTCAGGTACGTTAGGATAAGCGGCATGGGGCTTGATGAGAAGGGCGAGGCCATGCACAAGTCCAAGGGTAACATAATAGACTCACTACAGCCCGTGGAGAAGTACGGCGCAGACGCCGTTAGGTTCTGGGCGGCCGCGGCGGCTAAGTTGGGTAGTGATTACAGGTATAGTGAGCAGTTGATTAGGACTGGGCATGACTTCGCCATAAAGCTATGGAACATTGCCAGGTTCATTTCCGCATTCCCCGAGGTAAGCGATGACTATGAACTAACGCCGCTGGACCTAATGATACTCGCCAAGCTCAATGAGGTTGCCAGGACCGTGATCAGCGCCTATGAGAAGTTCGATGTGTACGTACCCATAAACACCCTCTTCGACTTCACATGGCATGTATTCGCAGACCACTACCTGGAGGCCGTGAAGTCCAGGGCTTACAATAGGGAGGGGTTATTCACGGAGAGGCAGCAGAGGGGTGCCTGGTTCACACTGTATAGGGTTCTCAAGGCAGTGCTCAAGCTCCTGGCCCCCATAATGCCCTTCGTAACCGACTACATATGGAGGAGCCTCTACGGTACCTCAATACATACGCAACTCATTGAGGATCCAGACCCAAGGTTCGACAATAAGGAGTACCTATCCATGCTGGAGCCCTTCATAGCCTTCAACAGTGCCGTGTGGACCTACAAGAACAGGAATGGACTTAGCCTAAACGAGCCTATAAACGCCGTTATCTACGCCCCAGAGACCCTCAAGCCAATAGCCAATGAGCTAAGGGCCATGCATAAAATCGCAGAGTTGAGGTTTGGTAAGCCAGGTGGAAATGCCGAGGTGCTTGATGAGAAGTACGGCATCTACCTACTAAAACCGTAA
- a CDS encoding ACT domain-containing protein produces MDTLYRDLALTFEGRDKVLGEFLIKFTSDRPGILAALSNVFADHGINILNISVNRAQLLLHFVVDLTNMDTSLNDLEKEFRKFSFVEWIRYRVVDKEAVMVPSLIMPTFRDKQVLIVELERLTDLVNNDVFRGIIRELGERDASTLRNNNLSEVVRMGQFRGLGRITLMERDGTVSIRSCSELNNKQVLEALLIEYYTGFLRQLLKHNVELASKSYDGECVVVVFKVLR; encoded by the coding sequence GTGGATACGTTGTACAGGGACCTGGCGCTCACATTTGAGGGGAGGGATAAGGTACTTGGGGAATTCCTGATAAAGTTCACGTCAGACAGGCCTGGGATCCTCGCAGCCCTTTCCAACGTATTTGCTGATCATGGAATAAACATACTTAATATATCCGTAAACAGGGCACAGTTATTGCTACACTTCGTGGTGGATTTAACAAACATGGACACATCACTAAATGACCTGGAGAAGGAATTTAGGAAGTTCTCATTCGTGGAGTGGATTAGGTATAGGGTTGTGGATAAGGAGGCAGTCATGGTGCCCTCACTCATAATGCCCACCTTCAGGGATAAGCAGGTACTCATTGTGGAGCTGGAGAGGTTAACCGACCTAGTTAATAATGACGTGTTCAGGGGGATAATTAGAGAGTTGGGTGAGCGTGACGCGAGCACCCTGAGGAATAACAACCTAAGTGAGGTGGTTAGGATGGGGCAGTTCAGGGGCCTTGGTAGGATAACCCTCATGGAGAGGGATGGCACGGTAAGCATTAGGTCATGCTCTGAGTTGAATAATAAGCAGGTTCTCGAGGCATTACTCATTGAGTACTACACGGGGTTCCTCAGGCAATTACTTAAGCATAATGTGGAGCTTGCGTCCAAGTCCTACGATGGTGAGTGCGTGGTCGTGGTATTCAAAGTCCTTAGGTGA
- a CDS encoding TIGR00269 family protein — MEPPICTRCGRRVANYYRASSGEKLCLHCLFNSIEDTVLWTIRKYGLIEPNDRVGIAISGGKDSLTLMYILGKLRRQGKIPSSVEFVAFSINEGQPFSCYYRMNRVDFVRKLSEEFNIPYRVYSFKELFGVTAMDVAHGLWSRGLNIHMCTIDGVLRRRAMNIIGRELGLTKIATGHNLDDEAQTVLLNVLSNNLNRFAWFGPKPITEREDLIPRIKPLRFVREEEIAIYAYYHGIPLMELECPFVYSNPRYELKFTISRWERENPNIKHSLVSFGDSLAGLLTGGGSVPELRRCKYCGEPTSGDVCRVCDLMGKAGLLERYLGHLRTLNTTTTHSPS; from the coding sequence ATGGAACCTCCAATCTGCACCAGGTGTGGTAGGAGGGTTGCGAATTACTACAGAGCCTCAAGCGGCGAGAAGCTATGCCTACACTGCCTCTTTAACTCCATTGAGGACACCGTGCTCTGGACCATTAGGAAGTACGGGTTGATAGAGCCCAATGACAGGGTGGGCATAGCCATTAGTGGCGGTAAGGACAGCCTAACACTAATGTACATCCTCGGGAAGCTCAGGAGGCAGGGTAAGATACCGAGTAGTGTGGAGTTCGTGGCATTCAGCATAAACGAGGGTCAACCCTTCAGTTGTTACTACAGGATGAATAGGGTGGACTTCGTTAGGAAGCTCAGTGAAGAGTTCAACATACCGTACAGGGTCTACTCCTTCAAGGAGTTATTTGGGGTCACGGCCATGGACGTAGCCCACGGGCTCTGGTCCAGGGGGCTCAATATACACATGTGCACAATAGACGGCGTGCTCAGGAGGAGGGCCATGAACATAATAGGCAGGGAGTTGGGGCTCACGAAAATAGCCACTGGGCATAACCTGGATGATGAGGCCCAGACAGTCCTACTAAACGTCTTGAGTAACAACCTCAATAGGTTTGCCTGGTTCGGCCCCAAACCCATTACTGAGCGTGAGGACTTAATACCAAGGATTAAACCCCTTAGGTTTGTTAGGGAGGAGGAAATAGCGATCTATGCTTACTACCACGGAATACCGCTCATGGAGCTCGAGTGCCCCTTCGTGTACAGCAACCCCAGGTATGAGCTTAAGTTCACCATATCCAGGTGGGAGAGGGAAAACCCAAACATTAAGCATTCACTGGTGTCCTTTGGGGACTCCCTAGCGGGCCTGCTCACTGGGGGCGGCTCCGTGCCCGAGCTTAGGAGGTGTAAGTACTGTGGGGAGCCCACATCCGGCGATGTGTGCAGGGTTTGCGACCTAATGGGTAAGGCTGGTTTACTGGAGAGGTACCTGGGTCACCTAAGGACTTTGAATACCACGACCACGCACTCACCATCGTAG
- a CDS encoding UbiX family flavin prenyltransferase, whose translation MRRFVVAITGASGVIYGVRFLEALRAHSRDSEIHLIMTRGAIKVMRSETEVKPEDVVKLADRVYGEDELEAPIASGSFRHDGMVVIPCSMKTLASIAHGIADNLVTRTADVTLKERRRLILVIRETPLNLIHIRNMELVTLAGAIVMPASPGFYHRPRTIDDMVNFIVGRVLDLLGIEHSLFKRWGE comes from the coding sequence ATGAGGAGGTTTGTTGTTGCAATAACAGGGGCCAGTGGTGTCATATACGGCGTGAGGTTCCTAGAGGCCCTCAGGGCGCACTCCAGGGATTCCGAGATCCACCTAATAATGACCAGGGGCGCCATTAAGGTTATGAGGAGTGAGACCGAGGTTAAACCTGAGGATGTGGTTAAACTCGCCGACAGGGTTTATGGTGAGGATGAGCTCGAGGCCCCAATAGCCAGTGGCTCCTTTAGGCATGATGGTATGGTGGTGATACCCTGCTCCATGAAGACCCTGGCCTCCATAGCGCATGGGATTGCGGATAACCTGGTGACCAGGACCGCGGATGTGACGCTTAAGGAGAGGAGGAGGTTGATCCTGGTGATTAGGGAGACACCACTAAACCTAATCCACATTAGGAATATGGAGTTGGTTACCCTGGCCGGCGCCATAGTCATGCCCGCATCACCGGGCTTCTACCACAGGCCCCGTACCATTGATGACATGGTGAACTTCATAGTGGGTAGGGTCCTTGACCTACTTGGGATTGAACACTCACTATTCAAACGCTGGGGTGAGTGA
- the ppsA gene encoding phosphoenolpyruvate synthase, giving the protein MVEGGLNYVSWLNQLADKSLLGGKGAALNELSAKSQAPIPPGFVITTKAFDRFMEVNGLRDKVMGLIRELIRKKTPEEYEEASKAVRALIEGADIPSDVVNEVVNAYRELEKLTGIKNVPVAVRSSASAEDLKTASFAGEQETYLNVRGEENLLLYVKRVWSSLYTARAIMYRDEKGIPHDNVSMAVVVQKMVNAKSAGVMFTLNPVNGDRSKIVIESAWGLGEGVASGVVTPDRWVVDKGSLSIVERVVSRKTKAVVMDERGLTKTVEPDNERAEAPSLTDEEVVALARIAINLENYYGYPLDIEWAVDADLKYPNNIFILQVRPETVWSTGKARENMEVKGGGRVVVKGIPASPGVAIGKAKVCLTVEEASKKLSKGDILVTKMTNPDWVPYMKLASAIVTDEGGLTSHAAIVSRELGIPAIVGTGNATTTMVDDAVYTVDATHGLVYEGAVSTAGESKATTEVAGQASVSGDIILHIYRSIRTATGVYMNLGVPEKIDEYKDLPFDGIGLMRIEFVISSYIGDHPLYLIKVGNESKFVDKLAEGIAYVAKAIYPRPVIVRFSDFKSNEYRQLRGGEEFEPEERNPMLGWRGVSRYISRDYEKAFRLEVRAIRKVREEMGLKNVHVMAPFVRAPWEMRRFIEILEDEGLSRGRDFKVYAMAEIPSIVFLADEFSKYVDGFSIGSNDLTQLVLGTDRDNDVLVRQDPRYFDEREPSVLKAMYDLIRVAHAHGKSVGICGQAPSVYPEITEFLVRAGIDYVSVNPDAVIQTRLLVDSIERKILLENLRWLRSKLDARDPDEEFREIVKKVFGGLDY; this is encoded by the coding sequence ATGGTAGAGGGAGGACTTAATTACGTATCCTGGCTAAACCAATTGGCAGATAAATCACTACTGGGTGGCAAGGGTGCGGCCCTTAATGAATTGAGCGCGAAGTCCCAGGCGCCGATACCGCCAGGTTTTGTAATAACCACCAAGGCCTTTGACAGGTTCATGGAGGTTAATGGGCTCAGGGATAAGGTGATGGGGCTAATTAGGGAGTTAATTAGGAAGAAAACGCCTGAGGAGTATGAGGAGGCCAGTAAGGCTGTTAGGGCGTTGATTGAGGGTGCTGACATACCCAGTGATGTGGTTAATGAGGTGGTTAATGCCTATAGGGAGCTTGAGAAATTGACTGGTATTAAGAACGTGCCCGTGGCCGTGAGATCCAGCGCCTCTGCTGAGGATCTAAAAACAGCGAGCTTCGCGGGGGAGCAGGAGACCTACCTAAACGTAAGGGGTGAGGAGAACCTACTACTTTACGTTAAGAGGGTTTGGTCAAGCCTCTACACCGCTAGGGCCATTATGTACAGGGATGAGAAGGGCATACCGCACGATAATGTGTCCATGGCGGTTGTGGTGCAGAAAATGGTCAATGCAAAATCAGCGGGTGTCATGTTCACCCTAAACCCTGTGAATGGCGATAGGAGTAAGATCGTCATTGAATCAGCCTGGGGCCTGGGCGAGGGCGTGGCCAGCGGCGTGGTGACACCGGATAGGTGGGTTGTGGATAAGGGGTCACTGAGCATTGTGGAGAGGGTTGTGAGTAGGAAGACCAAGGCTGTGGTAATGGATGAGAGGGGCCTTACGAAGACCGTGGAGCCGGACAACGAGAGGGCTGAGGCGCCAAGCCTAACTGATGAGGAGGTGGTGGCCCTGGCCAGGATAGCCATAAACCTTGAGAATTACTACGGCTACCCACTGGATATTGAGTGGGCCGTGGATGCTGACTTGAAGTATCCGAACAACATATTCATACTGCAGGTAAGGCCTGAAACCGTGTGGAGTACGGGTAAGGCTAGGGAGAATATGGAGGTTAAGGGCGGGGGCAGGGTTGTGGTTAAGGGGATACCCGCAAGCCCCGGAGTCGCCATTGGGAAGGCCAAGGTATGCCTCACGGTTGAGGAAGCCAGTAAGAAGTTAAGCAAGGGCGACATATTAGTCACTAAGATGACTAACCCAGATTGGGTACCTTACATGAAGTTGGCATCGGCCATAGTGACGGACGAGGGCGGTTTAACGAGCCACGCGGCCATTGTCTCCAGGGAGCTGGGCATACCGGCCATTGTGGGTACGGGAAACGCCACAACAACCATGGTCGATGACGCGGTTTACACGGTGGATGCAACGCACGGCCTGGTGTACGAGGGCGCCGTGAGCACGGCTGGGGAGTCCAAGGCCACTACCGAGGTGGCTGGGCAAGCCTCAGTGTCCGGTGACATTATCCTCCACATATACAGGTCCATAAGGACTGCAACTGGGGTCTACATGAACCTGGGGGTTCCTGAGAAGATTGATGAGTACAAGGACTTACCCTTCGATGGGATAGGGCTCATGAGGATTGAGTTCGTGATATCCAGCTACATAGGGGATCACCCACTCTACCTCATTAAGGTGGGTAATGAGAGTAAGTTCGTGGATAAACTCGCCGAGGGGATTGCGTACGTGGCGAAGGCCATATACCCAAGGCCCGTGATTGTTAGGTTCAGCGACTTCAAGAGCAATGAGTATAGGCAGTTGAGGGGTGGTGAGGAGTTTGAGCCCGAGGAGAGGAACCCCATGCTGGGTTGGAGGGGTGTTTCCAGGTACATAAGCAGGGATTACGAGAAGGCCTTCAGGCTTGAGGTTAGGGCTATTAGGAAGGTTAGGGAGGAGATGGGCCTTAAGAATGTACACGTCATGGCGCCCTTTGTTAGGGCCCCCTGGGAGATGAGGAGGTTCATTGAGATCCTGGAGGATGAGGGGTTGAGCAGGGGTAGGGACTTTAAGGTATATGCAATGGCTGAGATACCGAGCATAGTGTTCCTGGCGGATGAATTCTCCAAGTACGTGGACGGCTTCTCAATAGGGAGCAATGACCTAACGCAACTGGTGCTTGGCACCGACAGGGACAATGACGTCTTGGTTAGGCAGGACCCGAGGTACTTCGACGAGAGGGAGCCCTCGGTCCTCAAGGCGATGTATGACCTGATAAGGGTCGCGCATGCGCATGGTAAGTCAGTGGGTATATGCGGGCAGGCGCCCTCGGTTTATCCGGAAATAACGGAGTTCCTGGTTAGGGCTGGTATTGACTACGTGAGTGTGAACCCGGACGCTGTGATACAGACAAGGCTTCTCGTGGACTCCATAGAGAGGAAGATACTCCTTGAGAACCTGAGGTGGCTCAGGTCCAAGCTGGACGCCAGGGACCCCGATGAGGAGTTCAGGGAGATTGTGAAGAAGGTATTCGGAGGGCTTGATTACTAA
- a CDS encoding ribbon-helix-helix domain-containing protein translates to MPKTKAKEKMVLISVHIPKQMLEELDEYVRQGVFPSRSEAIRIAIRDLLYRENSRVKSQSLEDLVLLTGR, encoded by the coding sequence ATGCCCAAGACAAAGGCGAAGGAGAAGATGGTCCTGATATCGGTTCACATACCGAAGCAAATGCTCGAGGAGCTTGATGAGTACGTGAGGCAAGGTGTCTTCCCAAGCAGGAGCGAGGCCATTAGGATAGCAATCCGTGATTTACTTTATCGCGAGAACTCCAGGGTTAAGTCACAGTCATTGGAGGATTTGGTATTACTAACCGGTAGGTAA
- a CDS encoding V-type ATP synthase subunit B gives MSKIAEVPHGVVSYSTVKEVKGPLIVIERTRGVAYNEIGEVIGPDGEPRMVQVVEVGSDYAIAQVLTGTLGLPAKGSTVRFYGRTLRIPVSEDLLGRVLDGKGQPRDGLPLPPAEDYRDINGEPLNPYAREYPEEPIETGLSVVDGLDTLVRGQKLAVFSGTGLPHNMFAAQIARQATVRGKEEEFAIIFAAMGLKTEEALFFLDEFRRTGALRRLVLVLNLASDPIAERILTPRTALTIAEHLAWEREYHVLVILTDMTNYAEALRELSSSKGELPGRRGYPGYLYTDLATIYERTGRAKGKSGSITQLPILTMPHDDITHPIPDLTGYITEGQLVLSRSLWGKGIYPPFDVIMSLSRLMKDAVGEGKTREDHKYAANQLISAYSRALEVRNLALLVGETNLTWRERRYLRFAEQFERKFISQGYYERRTFEQTLDIAWDVLSILPEDELTNVPPDISKRYYRRSIFESVKDTGS, from the coding sequence ATGAGCAAGATCGCGGAGGTACCCCACGGCGTGGTATCCTACAGCACGGTTAAGGAGGTGAAGGGGCCATTGATAGTGATTGAGAGGACCAGGGGCGTTGCTTACAATGAGATAGGCGAGGTCATAGGGCCTGATGGGGAGCCGAGGATGGTCCAGGTGGTCGAGGTTGGTAGTGACTACGCCATTGCGCAGGTGCTCACGGGAACCCTGGGCCTACCGGCAAAGGGTAGTACCGTTAGGTTTTACGGCAGGACCCTAAGGATACCCGTCAGTGAGGACCTACTGGGCAGGGTGCTGGACGGCAAGGGGCAACCGAGGGATGGGTTGCCACTACCACCCGCTGAGGATTATAGGGATATAAATGGTGAGCCCCTGAACCCATACGCCAGGGAGTACCCCGAGGAGCCCATTGAGACTGGACTAAGCGTTGTGGATGGACTCGACACCCTGGTGAGGGGCCAGAAGCTGGCCGTGTTCAGCGGCACGGGGCTTCCCCACAACATGTTTGCGGCCCAAATAGCCAGGCAAGCAACTGTTAGGGGTAAGGAGGAGGAGTTCGCAATAATATTCGCAGCCATGGGGTTGAAGACCGAGGAGGCCCTATTCTTCCTGGATGAGTTTAGGAGGACGGGCGCCCTGAGGAGGCTGGTCCTGGTCCTGAACCTAGCCAGCGACCCAATTGCCGAGAGGATACTCACGCCAAGGACCGCATTAACAATAGCGGAGCACCTCGCGTGGGAGAGGGAGTACCACGTGCTGGTCATCCTAACCGACATGACGAACTACGCGGAGGCACTCCGTGAGTTATCCTCATCAAAGGGTGAGTTACCAGGTAGGCGTGGGTACCCAGGCTACCTATACACTGACCTGGCCACGATTTACGAGAGGACGGGCAGGGCCAAGGGCAAGAGCGGCAGTATTACGCAGCTACCCATACTAACAATGCCGCATGACGACATCACACACCCAATACCAGACCTAACGGGCTACATAACAGAGGGCCAGTTGGTGCTTAGTAGGTCCCTATGGGGTAAGGGTATCTACCCACCGTTCGACGTCATAATGAGCCTGTCCAGGCTGATGAAGGATGCCGTGGGTGAGGGTAAGACCAGGGAGGACCATAAGTACGCAGCGAACCAATTAATATCCGCGTACTCCAGGGCGTTGGAGGTTAGGAACCTGGCACTGCTGGTGGGCGAGACGAACCTCACCTGGCGTGAGAGGAGGTACCTAAGGTTCGCGGAGCAGTTCGAGCGTAAGTTCATATCCCAGGGCTACTATGAAAGGAGAACCTTTGAGCAAACCCTGGACATAGCATGGGATGTCCTCAGCATACTACCCGAGGATGAGTTGACCAACGTGCCGCCAGACATTTCTAAGAGGTATTATAGGCGCTCGATATTTGAATCAGTAAAGGATACTGGTTCGTGA
- a CDS encoding class I SAM-dependent methyltransferase, whose translation MPTLKELLKPHIPRELWDRIPRSFDIVGSRSGAVAIVEIPEELEQYKYLIGSYILRINKHVKAVLRRVGPREGEFRLYRYEFLVPGPTEVIHREDNYLIKVDPTKAYFSPRDQGDREDIAGKVGPNEVILYPFAGVGPYAMAIVRKQPSVRLIIAIELNEYAYHYMLENIKLNRAEGKVLPLHGDAARLMPLFRGVDRVLLTLPLGAHKFLEQAILAVRDGGTVHFYHVGPEEDPFGSAESLVKMHCEGLGFDCRVIGRRIVRDYAPHVYKVRLDFEVHGK comes from the coding sequence GTGCCCACATTGAAGGAGCTCCTTAAGCCCCACATACCAAGGGAGCTTTGGGATAGGATACCCAGGAGCTTCGACATAGTGGGCTCGAGAAGCGGCGCCGTGGCCATTGTGGAAATACCGGAGGAGCTTGAGCAGTATAAGTACTTAATAGGTAGTTATATACTGAGGATTAATAAGCACGTAAAGGCCGTCCTCCGCAGGGTCGGGCCCAGGGAGGGCGAATTTAGGCTTTATAGGTATGAGTTCCTGGTCCCAGGGCCCACGGAGGTTATACACAGGGAGGATAATTACCTAATTAAGGTGGACCCAACCAAGGCCTACTTCTCACCAAGGGACCAGGGGGACAGGGAAGACATCGCGGGTAAGGTCGGCCCAAACGAGGTCATTCTATACCCCTTCGCAGGCGTGGGCCCCTACGCAATGGCCATAGTCAGGAAACAACCCAGTGTTAGGCTCATAATAGCCATCGAGCTCAATGAGTACGCGTACCACTACATGCTCGAGAATATCAAGTTAAATAGGGCCGAGGGCAAGGTATTGCCACTACACGGTGATGCGGCTAGGTTGATGCCTCTGTTCAGGGGCGTGGATAGGGTATTACTAACGCTACCCCTGGGCGCCCATAAATTCCTCGAGCAAGCCATCCTGGCGGTTAGGGATGGTGGTACCGTGCACTTCTACCACGTGGGGCCTGAGGAGGACCCCTTCGGCAGTGCCGAGAGCTTGGTGAAAATGCACTGTGAGGGGTTGGGTTTTGATTGTAGGGTTATTGGGAGGAGGATTGTGAGGGATTACGCACCCCACGTGTACAAGGTTAGGCTTGACTTTGAGGTTCATGGGAAATGA
- a CDS encoding DUF2153 family protein yields the protein MSNVDIKRQAIRSHIAGLIARLENWVRDQKKFMDELQKYGDYISSQDRLSLLFSAQAMLYYIERTLKDFESWLNNPMITSIMPIEMLKELEERLRDIAIEFVKLDVDHTSKYVDILKKMESENEIPDILRLYIEQRGIVAQRSQQEEQGEFPRFM from the coding sequence ATGAGCAACGTAGACATAAAGAGGCAGGCGATTAGATCGCACATAGCGGGATTAATAGCTAGGCTTGAGAATTGGGTTAGGGATCAGAAGAAGTTCATGGATGAACTCCAGAAGTATGGGGACTATATCTCAAGCCAGGACAGGCTCTCATTATTATTCTCAGCCCAGGCAATGCTATACTACATAGAGAGGACCCTCAAGGACTTCGAGTCCTGGCTAAACAACCCCATGATAACCTCAATAATGCCCATAGAAATGCTAAAGGAGTTGGAGGAGAGGCTTAGGGATATAGCCATCGAGTTTGTCAAGCTTGATGTGGATCACACTAGTAAGTACGTGGACATACTCAAGAAGATGGAGAGTGAGAATGAAATACCCGACATACTGAGGTTATACATTGAGCAGAGGGGTATAGTGGCCCAGAGATCACAGCAGGAGGAACAGGGTGAATTCCCAAGGTTCATGTAA
- a CDS encoding BlaI/MecI/CopY family transcriptional regulator, which translates to MEQSERRKKLLLMIGPLEADVIGILNELREATAMTIWEELAKRNKKTAYTTILTVLSRLYTRGFINKREKVINNTRQFVYELAISDDVKAEIVKDHLDLIIKMFGKDAIRIIKDYIDKIESHGN; encoded by the coding sequence ATGGAGCAGAGCGAGCGTAGGAAGAAGCTCCTACTCATGATTGGCCCGCTGGAGGCTGATGTAATTGGGATACTTAATGAGCTCAGGGAGGCCACAGCAATGACCATATGGGAGGAGCTCGCTAAGCGTAATAAGAAGACTGCCTACACCACAATACTCACTGTCCTGAGTAGGCTTTATACCAGGGGTTTTATTAATAAGCGTGAGAAGGTCATTAATAATACAAGGCAGTTTGTTTATGAGCTGGCTATATCCGATGATGTTAAGGCCGAGATTGTTAAGGATCACCTGGACCTAATAATTAAGATGTTTGGTAAGGATGCCATTAGGATAATAAAGGATTACATTGATAAAATTGAGTCCCATGGAAATTAA